The DNA region AGGAGCAACACCAAGCCGAGTCTGGACCGGGTGCCAAAGAGGACGACGCACTACCCACCGAGACCGACACAGGCTTCAGGAGTGGTGATAGGGTGGCAAGAGATGGAGAGCCATTGGGTGCCGGAGATGCTGAGGGCAAAGAGAAAgcagaaaaggaaaagaaggcttCTATGACGATGTTCAACTTGGTCTTCTTTCTTAGACCCAAGAAGCATGAGGCCAAGGACTTGGTCGACATCATGtacaccaacatcatcaagaagatcaacAAAGCATACAAGTACTGCCAGGAACGCAGCGACTTTGTGTGGAAAGAATCCAAAAAGATCCTAACTCTGAAGGATAAAGGTCGCGAGGAGAGTAGGTAGCCCCGTTTTGAAACGAGATGGCTACGGCTGGCTAATTTCGAGATTTAGGAAGAAAAATGAGCTTGCTGTGGGATGAGATCTTGTCGACTTCATCGCTGGCAGCGTCTATGCGCGATCTCTACGAAGCCGTATCCCAGAACAGAATTGCTGCTTTACAACTGTGCACAACCGAGGGGATGGTGACCCATTCGGTCCAGATTCCTGTCCCATTCCACGTCTCTGACCTCCCAGACAATGGAGAGGCAAGTCAGCCAGGCTTGTGGTTAAGTACTGCCAATACGCTGATGAGTGACGATGCGGCGGAAGAACCTGGGTTCTTGGACAAGAACTTTGCTCTATTGCTTCTGGTGGATGAGAAACGTATCATCACTGAGCTACAAGACGACCCGGACGAGTCAACTTCGGCCATGATTGAGTTTGTGAGGCATTGCAAGCCAACTTTGTCGTTCTACCAAATTGGCCAGCAATCTAGTAATGTTCTGTCGCCAACACAGGTTCGCAAGTTCGCCCATCACTTCATCTTTTGGCGCCgagccatcgccatcccGCCACTACACGCACGAGACATGTACATCGTGAGCCCGAACTGTGACATGCGCAAGCTACCCCAAGCAGCCGCCCATTGGGCCCGCCAGTTCCCTCTCGTGCCGGCCCTTCCCAGCTTCCTCGCCGAGCTGAGCGTTGCCCCCCGTCCATATAAGCTGCACTGCCCGAGTAAGGCTCACCGTCCAACTTACATGGCCATGCTCGCCTGGCTAATTCGCGGCGGCTGGGTAACCCAAATCTGCACCTTTGCCTACGTCGTCGTCTGGCCCGAGATCATCTACGAAGTCGAACACGCCCTCGAAGCCGAGCAGATTGCTAAGGAAAAGAAAGCCCAAGCCATGGGCCGTGACGCAAACAGCATAGAAAGCGACGACGcagccaccatcatctctcccacagcagcagccctaagcgacccctccctctccggcttcctccccctgctCAACGACGACAATAACCCCTCAAGTCCCTcgcccaacaaccccatcgccCCCTCAGTAACCTTCaccgacctccccctccctctatCCCACTCCCAATCCCTAACCAACGTCCAAAAAGCCGCctggtccaccacctccccctcccctaccTCCCCTCGGaaacatcaccgccgccacgCCCTCGCGGgcagtcatcatcaactcggCCACCAATCCCCCGTAataacctccacctccaacctcgacctaaaatccctcttcctccgctcccaaacctccccctcctccccctccctctcctccagccaAAACTctggtggcggcgggggaaCCACCACACGAGCAGAAGAAATCGCCGAAAAAGCCCGCCTCTCCCGCATCGCCTCGCGAGCAGCCCACGATCTAGCAGAGAGATCCATGCTCCACGCCCGCAAACCCGTTCCCATggccacctcccacccaagCGTCAACCACGCCCGTCATCTGGAGGCCATGACCCCTTACATCATCCTCGATGCGAAGAAAGCCACCGGAAAGGAAAGTTTATACCTCAGCGCGATAGGGAAACGGTTCAAGGAGCGGGCGGCAGAGGCGAAAGCTGccaggagggcgagggatggtcagcagcagcagaagaccGGGAGTGTTACTAAGAGTATGGCTAgttctggtggtgggaggagtaGTAATATAGGAGGTAAACCTCacattggtggtggtgttggtcaacagcagcagcaagagtgggaggagagggtggccGACGCCTGGCCCATGTTCCTCAAGTACTTCAACGGGAGGTCGGCGCTCGAGAGAATCGCTctgcaggaggagatgaagaggaaggatgtCTGGAATTTGTTGACGGCTATGAGCGAGTACTTGCTTACTGTTCGTCACTGGTGATTAGCTCTTTGGGGTCTGATTCAAAACTaacaaaccaaaacaccCTCCCACCATGATTAACCAACTGTGCGGATGCGCGTGGATACACCATCCGGGGGGCTCTCTTGTAGATAGATATACGTGTCAAATCCCAGAATCACCAAAACCACACAACAGTAAACAGTGAAGGCATGACGGTGAACTTGTCAGTATTATTGTAACAACTATTCTCGCTGATAACTCCAGAACGAGGCTGGtcaacaaccctccctccttcgTTGCCCATGCGAGCGAGCCAGCcatggaaagaaaaagatgaaAAGCAAACGCTGAATGCCATGCTGGGGATGGTCATCTCTCTCTTAACCAAAAGCATCCATCCTCGAAATGAGTCTGAATTAGATAAGGAAAGCCCGACCCCCATAAGTAGATAATTCCATAAGAAACGACCCAGTCCGATCCCGCCCAGATAAAACAAATCTCAAGGTATCATGATAAATAGTGTATGCGAAAGGGAAACCCGCAAGCAAAGAACCGCTccaggagagagagaggtaaTTTAACGCCTGaaaacccaaacaacaccagaTATTTCCTTGGATACACAAATATGTTCCCTGCCCCGCGGCCAAATAAAACCTCTGCTTCCTGGTATACCAAGCCCAAGCTGAAACCCCCTCGAGTTGCGCCGAAACGACCGTGAAATATGCCTTGAGCTGTCAAACGCAGTAGAAAATGCAAGATGCAGATGCAAACTCTGAAGGGAATCCGTATAAAGCAACCCGGCCAAGCCTCCTTCCTGgttcctccctcccatccctcccaaaGAAAACATATGCAGTGAACAAAACCTTCGACAAGCCTGTGGAGATAGTCTGGAGTAAGAAATCATGAAATGGTTCGGTGTCGCCATCACGACATATCCATCCTGCCGTATTCGGCCTCCGATTTGAAAGCCCCATTGTCATTatcatcctcgtcgtagTCCAGGAAATCGTCGGCGTCCAGCATGTCATGACCGCCCATGCCATTACTGGGGCTCACCGGCATGTAGCCATCCGAAGTTCCATTATTCCCAGAACTCAGCTTCTTGCCGGCGTAATCGGTGAAATCCGGCACACGAAGATTAGAGCCGTCAGTACGCGAGTAGGTGAACTTGATGCCAAGATCTTTGGACATCATATCCAAGACCTCTGACTGCATACGCTGCTCGTCCTCGGTGATTTCAAAAGGTAGCTTCATGCCCGCAGCCATGAGAGAGTTTGAGAGCTCTTCCACCTGGTGAATCTTGAGCTCGACCAGCCACATGAGATCCCGCATCCAGGCAACGGAGCCGTTGAGAATATCGCCCTTGTTGGGACCCTTGTCTTTCTCTTCCATCGGCAAGCCAGTCGTGATGGATCCAGCGGTACCGCGGACCGCAGCACGAGCACCAGGACCGGCCAACGATGATGTGGCTTGGCCGGGAGTGCCACTATCAGGGGACATGGGAGTGCCGCCGTTTTGAAGAGCTTTGCGGACCTTTTCGTCCTCAAGCCTATGCGTTGGGACGAGTTTGCTGAGATCCTGGATTCTCTCATTGATGTTGTCTCGTCGGCGACGCTCGACCATGTTGTGGgactctctcctcttcttcttcttttgctcggcTGTGGACGCTGCTGGCGACCCAAGTTTGGCTGGCATGGAAGCGCCTCCCTTGAGGAGCTCACTCATCTGAGTGTGCATGCCCGCTGTGATGGGGGATGAGAAGCCCGACGCAGATCCGGGAAATGAGGATAAACTATTAGGAGTCCCCATCCACTGTCCGGAATGAGACTTCTCGTGACCCACACGACCAGTTGGTCTGATAGGTTGGGCAAAGGTTGAGTCTGAACCGATCGAGAGACCCATGGTGGCTCCTGTGGGCGCTCTCGGAGCCGATGGCTTGCGTCCCATGACTTGGGGCATGGGAGGGCGTACTGGTTTGAAAGGGAGGTCGGTCGGCTCGTTCAATTCTGGGGTGTAAGCGAGCGGCGATTGCATCGAGACATACGATTGTGGGTGCTGCATCGGGCGGTACTGATTGTACGGTTGGTGCACGTAGGGGCTCTGAATAGGATCACCGTCGGGGGTGCTCGAGTAATTGTCGATGGATAACCCGTGATGAGACGAGCCGTAAGCGCCGTGGGAGAAAGCCATTCCACCCATGTTGTCCATGCCGAagtcttgcccttggccaTGCAACCCGCCCTGATGATCTGTCGGGTTAGGGCTTGTGAGACTGTCGAGTAGCTCGTCATCGCCGAGGAATCCGTTCGACACATTGTTCGTGTTTGTATGGCCGCCAGAAAAGTTATTGTTCTGGAAGGATGAACCGAAGTTTCCGGCCATGGAAAGGTCGTTTGGGTCGATTCCGCCATTCCCTCCATGGCCATTCATCGGAAAACTATGGTGTGACATCTTGTCAAAGATGGCGGTTGAGCGTAGAGTGATGCCTCCAAATTGACAGGAAgcgaaagagagaaaggaaaaTCCAGCGAGTGGGCTGACGACGTTTCGGTAAAGCGGACTATCACAGCCTCAAAGTCAGTCGTCGCTGTGGTACTATACACACGGCAGGTACGTAAGGTAAAAGAGGAAAGATGATTAGACTTTTTGGCAGACTAGCGAGGCTAGGAAATGCGCGGCCTACCACCTAGCCTACGAAGCGGAAAATCCTATTAGATGTATTCTTTTACATACCTTTAACGTGATTTGTCGAAGGTCAACTTCGCATCGGGTGGCGTGGCGTGGTGAGGTAAGAGAGGCCAACGAGCGGTTGAAGGGATGAAGATGACTCGACGGTCGGAATGCCCGAGACTCTGTACTAAGACGAGAGCGGTCGGGTCGTTTACGCCAAGTTCCGGGCAGGCGCTCcgagtcttttttttttttggtggctTTCGGGACAGCGAGGTGCAGAGCAAAGTCGGGATCGTGCGATGAAAGTAGCTGCGACGGGAGAGGCCgcttgatgggggtggattGTCGTGACCTTAAGTGCCCTGACGAGAGTGGGTGAGAGTAGTGTGGGTGGAAGTGGACTCGTGGGGTGGGTAAAAAGGTCTGGGGTTCGGAGGTGGAGGCCTAACCCTTTGTGGAAATGGTCGCTAATAAGTGACAGCGACAGGCGGACAATGCCGAAGTGATAAAGGGGGCAGCGCAagccaacaaaaaaaaattggTCGACTCGAGACAGCGAGGCTGCTTTTCCTTTgggaggcgggaggaggatggacGAGTCGCAGCAAAAAGACCGGGTACGATCTTTGGTGATGGACGGCACAAGTGGATGTGAGCGTCTGTGATGATtctggttgtttgttggagAAAGGTGGTAACAACGACGGGAGCGGGGGAGGAAGTCGGAGTTTAAGTTGTGCGCGGCGAACAGCTGGAAAAGGCGGGGTTTAAAGTTgggggaagtggggctcttCAGCGCTGGGACGAGAAGGTCGAGGTTCCAGGGTTCTGGCGATCAGTTTACCGCTCTTCTGGCGCTGGTTGCTCCCCCGTCGGATTGGTTCCCGACGTGCTGCCAGTGGCGGGAATGAAGAATGAATGAAGATCTAGGTAGTAGGTAGCTGAGGGCTGGTTGGTGGCAGTGGTCAGAGCCAACAAGATCTGGTTCGGGAATGAGGCCGTGGATTGGTGCGTAGCACTAAATCACTGTTGCTAGTATGACCAAGAAGGCAGGAAGGGACTCAAAGGGAggcggttggaggaggcaggtTCCAGTTTATTAACGCGGATCCAGCGGCTGAGGCTGAGTATTTTCCAGTTGGCAACCTGAGTAAAATGCTTTCTCTGGCCACTTCGGATGAGGGCTCTCAGCAACCACCCGGACTCCCGGATGCTCCCAGACTCTCCCTGTTGTCAGGAGCCGAAGGGAACAACGGCCGAGGCGAGTTGAGTCCGAGAGATGACAATGTGTGTTTGTGCCACAATACCTATCTATCGCTTCTCGTCTCCGAATGGTCCAGAGTTGATTGGTTGCGTGTCTATGAGCGCTGTGGTGTGTGAGATGTTCCTCAGATGGCGGGGTTTGTCACTCCGCGCCCAGAAATGGTACGGTAGTCTAGCTTGAGCGTTATTTTTTTCAAGCAGCAGGTCGTTTGTAAGGAACCGTGCCCCGTTTCGAGAGGTTGGGTTCCAAGATATTCAGTCCGGCTCTCAGAGAATCCCTCCGGCTTGCCAATGTTTCTAATCTAGGCGCGTTGACCGAAGGGTTGACAGATGTGCCGTCCCTTTGTTCAGCGGGCTCTGGATAGAAGGGAAGGTGATGGCTTCGGGGGTTCTGTTCTGCAGGGCTAGCCTAGTTGCGTAAGCCGACGTTACGGTTAAGCCAGATACGGAGAAGTACCGATTCTGGGGTGCGTGCGTCGAGATCTCCAACgtctcctccaagtcctGGTCTC from Podospora pseudoanserina strain CBS 124.78 chromosome 1, whole genome shotgun sequence includes:
- a CDS encoding hypothetical protein (EggNog:ENOG503Q39U; COG:K), which gives rise to MSHHSFPMNGHGGNGGIDPNDLSMAGNFGSSFQNNNFSGGHTNTNNVSNGFLGDDELLDSLTSPNPTDHQGGLHGQGQDFGMDNMGGMAFSHGAYGSSHHGLSIDNYSSTPDGDPIQSPYVHQPYNQYRPMQHPQSYVSMQSPLAYTPELNEPTDLPFKPVRPPMPQVMGRKPSAPRAPTGATMGLSIGSDSTFAQPIRPTGRVGHEKSHSGQWMGTPNSLSSFPGSASGFSSPITAGMHTQMSELLKGGASMPAKLGSPAASTAEQKKKKRRESHNMVERRRRDNINERIQDLSKLVPTHRLEDEKVRKALQNGGTPMSPDSGTPGQATSSLAGPGARAAVRGTAGSITTGLPMEEKDKGPNKGDILNGSVAWMRDLMWLVELKIHQVEELSNSLMAAGMKLPFEITEDEQRMQSEVLDMMSKDLGIKFTYSRTDGSNLRVPDFTDYAGKKLSSGNNGTSDGYMPVSPSNGMGGHDMLDADDFLDYDEDDNDNGAFKSEAEYGRMDMS
- the npr3 gene encoding Nitrogen permease regulator 3 (COG:S; EggNog:ENOG503NVP5), translating into MAAPVLPSQDNFMGVALVINRSRDGPRLVFHYPRRKVLPAGVPEVVEGEEDLDDDDDRYGWPEAGASSVMHGAEMAPWNYDDHIFTESGTQLVPWEYVAGYPTKDLENLLTPNRAYHKRLFQVSLDNIYCVSYPIYVPENGMWQKKKRKKKQEQEQHQAESGPGAKEDDALPTETDTGFRSGDRVARDGEPLGAGDAEGKEKAEKEKKASMTMFNLVFFLRPKKHEAKDLVDIMYTNIIKKINKAYKYCQERSDFVWKESKKILTLKDKGREERRKMSLLWDEILSTSSLAASMRDLYEAVSQNRIAALQLCTTEGMVTHSVQIPVPFHVSDLPDNGEASQPGLWLSTANTLMSDDAAEEPGFLDKNFALLLLVDEKRIITELQDDPDESTSAMIEFVRHCKPTLSFYQIGQQSSNVLSPTQVRKFAHHFIFWRRAIAIPPLHARDMYIVSPNCDMRKLPQAAAHWARQFPLVPALPSFLAELSVAPRPYKLHCPSKAHRPTYMAMLAWLIRGGWVTQICTFAYVVVWPEIIYEVEHALEAEQIAKEKKAQAMGRDANSIESDDAATIISPTAAALSDPSLSGFLPLLNDDNNPSSPSPNNPIAPSVTFTDLPLPLSHSQSLTNVQKAAWSTTSPSPTSPRKHHRRHALAGSHHQLGHQSPVITSTSNLDLKSLFLRSQTSPSSPSLSSSQNSGGGGGTTTRAEEIAEKARLSRIASRAAHDLAERSMLHARKPVPMATSHPSVNHARHLEAMTPYIILDAKKATGKESLYLSAIGKRFKERAAEAKAARRARDGQQQQKTGSVTKSMASSGGGRSSNIGGKPHIGGGVGQQQQQEWEERVADAWPMFLKYFNGRSALERIALQEEMKRKDVWNLLTAMSEYLLTVRHW